The proteins below come from a single Lentimicrobiaceae bacterium genomic window:
- a CDS encoding SPOR domain-containing protein, with the protein MNKYRFRKMVTRRLYLFLLFLLLLLPGGVDAQVINLGPVKDHCASAEEVRLYNLISEYRRVHKLPVIPFSRSLSYVARVHAMDLQFNRPDFGGCNPHSWSDKGKWKACCYTRDKNRQLCMNEKPREIAGYRYKGWEMVYSGGEEAHAGDAFDLWKGLGLTNDYLLNTGKWIKPWKAIGIGFYGDYATVWFGEGDDTEKDFGGCATDTTASAKADEVANAATEETVLSETEIDMAGRFHIITGSLNSAEKAAAEVKRLKSTGYQSAMILPNGNMFRISVDNYATEAEAVQALTEWQKVFTGAWVLKPQQ; encoded by the coding sequence ATGAATAAATACCGCTTCAGAAAAATGGTAACCAGAAGATTATATCTGTTTTTGTTATTTCTGCTGCTTTTGCTTCCGGGTGGGGTGGATGCTCAGGTAATTAACCTGGGGCCGGTAAAAGATCACTGCGCTTCGGCTGAAGAGGTGAGGTTATATAATCTTATTTCTGAGTACCGGCGAGTGCACAAGTTACCTGTAATCCCATTTTCGCGTTCGCTTTCCTATGTGGCACGGGTGCATGCCATGGATTTGCAGTTTAACCGGCCCGATTTTGGCGGATGCAATCCTCATAGCTGGTCTGATAAAGGCAAATGGAAAGCCTGTTGCTATACCCGCGACAAAAACCGCCAGTTATGCATGAACGAAAAGCCCAGGGAAATTGCCGGCTACCGCTACAAAGGCTGGGAAATGGTGTATTCAGGCGGCGAAGAAGCCCATGCCGGCGATGCCTTTGACCTGTGGAAAGGGCTGGGACTCACCAACGACTATCTGTTAAATACCGGAAAATGGATAAAGCCCTGGAAAGCCATTGGCATTGGTTTTTATGGCGATTATGCCACCGTGTGGTTTGGCGAAGGTGATGACACTGAAAAAGATTTTGGTGGCTGCGCTACCGATACAACAGCCAGTGCTAAAGCTGATGAAGTAGCAAATGCTGCAACTGAAGAAACAGTGCTCTCCGAAACAGAAATAGATATGGCTGGCAGGTTTCATATTATTACCGGAAGTCTTAACTCGGCTGAAAAAGCTGCAGCAGAGGTCAAACGATTGAAATCAACCGGTTATCAAAGCGCCATGATACTGCCCAATGGCAATATGTTCAGGATATCAGTTGACAATTACGCCACTGAAGCAGAGGCTGTTCAGGCATTGACTGAATGGCAGAAAGTGTTTACCGGCGCGTGGGTACTCAAGCCTCAGCAGTAA
- a CDS encoding TfoX/Sxy family protein, whose protein sequence is MNLNELPNIGPGLVKKLKQVGIETAEDLAQTGAEQAFIRLDALDHTVCINTLMALEGALKGIRWHQLQASDKQMLRLFFQQVKAGHTSNAE, encoded by the coding sequence ATGAACCTGAACGAACTTCCCAATATAGGCCCCGGACTGGTTAAAAAGCTGAAGCAGGTGGGGATTGAAACGGCAGAGGATCTCGCACAAACAGGCGCAGAGCAGGCATTTATCAGGCTGGATGCGCTCGATCATACTGTATGTATCAACACGCTTATGGCATTGGAAGGAGCTTTAAAAGGCATTCGCTGGCATCAACTGCAGGCTTCCGACAAACAGATGCTGCGCTTGTTTTTTCAGCAGGTAAAAGCCGGCCATACCTCAAATGCGGAATGA